The Hemibagrus wyckioides isolate EC202008001 linkage group LG10, SWU_Hwy_1.0, whole genome shotgun sequence genome includes a window with the following:
- the cant1b gene encoding soluble calcium-activated nucleotidase 1b isoform X1, with protein sequence MDRRKKDQRGARRREKAPPPNDLMTTRISMRSLPSLASISSASSDPRFHFKWRAITVVTILALGLLLYLHQTAGGATEDTQLFPSFRLSDGARRLIRDATAKKEASYNQTYPLSPPEHTANGVRYRIAVIADLDTNSRSTKDNTWFSYMQRGHLIVSDSGERVEVEWDPDKVVLESHLSEKGRGMELSDLVAFNGRLYSVDDRTGVVYRIEDNRAVPWVILPDGDGSVSKGFKAEWLAVKDEHLYVGGLGKEWTTTTGEFVNNDPQWVKVIGFQGDVHHENWVSNYVALRGAASIKPPGYMIHESAVWSERRQRWYFLPRRASSDRYEETADERRATNLLLTCTADFSHISVSRVGRLLPTHGFSAFRFVPNTHDNMVLALKSEEDAGKIATYITAFTLEGRVLLPETKIGDVKYEGLEFI encoded by the exons AtggacagaagaaagaaagatcagaGAGGAgcaagaagaagagagaagg CTCCACCCCCCAATGACCTGATGACTACCCGGATCTCCATGCGGTCCCTTCCCTCCTTGGCGTCCATCAGCAGTGCTAGCTCTGACCCCCGCTTCCATTTCAAATGGAGGGCCATCACAGTGGTAACTATACTAGCCTTGGGTCTGCTGCTCTATCTGCACCAAACGGCAGGGGGCGCTACAGAGGACACACAACTTTTTCCATCGTTTCGTCTTAGTGATGGTGCACGTCGGTTGATCCGGGATGCGACTGCCAAAAAGGAGGCCAGTTACAACCAAACCTACCCTCTGAGCCCACCTGAGCACACAGCTAATGGTGTCCGCTACCGAATAGCTGTGATCGCAGACTTGGACACAAACTCCCGCAGCACCAAGGACAATACCTGGTTCAGCTATATGCAGCGAGGCCATCTGATCGTGTCAGACAGCGGGGAACGAGTGGAGGTAGAGTGGGACCCAGACAAGGTAGTGCTGGAGAGCCATTTATCAGAAAAAGGGCGTGGGATGGAGCTTTCCGACCTGGTGGCGTTTAATGGACGTCTGTACAGCGTGGACGATCGAACAGGCGTGGTGTACCGCATCGAAGACAACCGGGCTGTACCATGGGTCATCCTGCCTGATGGAGATGGCAGTGTTTCCAAAG GTTTTAAGGCGGAGTGGCTGGCAGTGAAGGATGAGCACCTGTATGTGGGTGGGCTGGGGAAGGAGTGGACAACAACCACAGGCGAATTCGTCAACAACGACCCCCAGTGGGTGAAAGTCATCGGCTTCCAGGGTGATGTGCACCATGAGAACTGGGTGTCTAATTATGTTGCCCTGAGGGGTGCGGCAAGCATCAAACCCCCTG GTTATATGATACACGAGTCTGCGGTGTGGAGCGAGCGCCGACAGCGTTGGTACTTCCTCCCTCGCCGCGCCAGCTCTGACCGCTACGAGGAAACAGCCGACGAGCGCCGCGCCACCAACCTGCTCCTGACCTGCACAGCTGATTTCAGCCACATCTCCGTGTCCCGAGTCGGACGGCTGCTCCCCACTCACGGCTTCTCAGCCTTCAGGTTCGTTCCCAATACCCATGACAACATGGTTCTGGCACTGAAGTCTGAGGAGGACGCAGGAAAAATCGCCACCTATATCACAGCCTTCACGCTGGAGGGACGAGTCCTGCTGCCTGAGACAAAGATCGGAGACGTGAAGTATGAAGGGCTGGAGTTCATCTAG
- the cant1b gene encoding soluble calcium-activated nucleotidase 1b isoform X2 yields MIAPPPNDLMTTRISMRSLPSLASISSASSDPRFHFKWRAITVVTILALGLLLYLHQTAGGATEDTQLFPSFRLSDGARRLIRDATAKKEASYNQTYPLSPPEHTANGVRYRIAVIADLDTNSRSTKDNTWFSYMQRGHLIVSDSGERVEVEWDPDKVVLESHLSEKGRGMELSDLVAFNGRLYSVDDRTGVVYRIEDNRAVPWVILPDGDGSVSKGFKAEWLAVKDEHLYVGGLGKEWTTTTGEFVNNDPQWVKVIGFQGDVHHENWVSNYVALRGAASIKPPGYMIHESAVWSERRQRWYFLPRRASSDRYEETADERRATNLLLTCTADFSHISVSRVGRLLPTHGFSAFRFVPNTHDNMVLALKSEEDAGKIATYITAFTLEGRVLLPETKIGDVKYEGLEFI; encoded by the exons ATGATTG CTCCACCCCCCAATGACCTGATGACTACCCGGATCTCCATGCGGTCCCTTCCCTCCTTGGCGTCCATCAGCAGTGCTAGCTCTGACCCCCGCTTCCATTTCAAATGGAGGGCCATCACAGTGGTAACTATACTAGCCTTGGGTCTGCTGCTCTATCTGCACCAAACGGCAGGGGGCGCTACAGAGGACACACAACTTTTTCCATCGTTTCGTCTTAGTGATGGTGCACGTCGGTTGATCCGGGATGCGACTGCCAAAAAGGAGGCCAGTTACAACCAAACCTACCCTCTGAGCCCACCTGAGCACACAGCTAATGGTGTCCGCTACCGAATAGCTGTGATCGCAGACTTGGACACAAACTCCCGCAGCACCAAGGACAATACCTGGTTCAGCTATATGCAGCGAGGCCATCTGATCGTGTCAGACAGCGGGGAACGAGTGGAGGTAGAGTGGGACCCAGACAAGGTAGTGCTGGAGAGCCATTTATCAGAAAAAGGGCGTGGGATGGAGCTTTCCGACCTGGTGGCGTTTAATGGACGTCTGTACAGCGTGGACGATCGAACAGGCGTGGTGTACCGCATCGAAGACAACCGGGCTGTACCATGGGTCATCCTGCCTGATGGAGATGGCAGTGTTTCCAAAG GTTTTAAGGCGGAGTGGCTGGCAGTGAAGGATGAGCACCTGTATGTGGGTGGGCTGGGGAAGGAGTGGACAACAACCACAGGCGAATTCGTCAACAACGACCCCCAGTGGGTGAAAGTCATCGGCTTCCAGGGTGATGTGCACCATGAGAACTGGGTGTCTAATTATGTTGCCCTGAGGGGTGCGGCAAGCATCAAACCCCCTG GTTATATGATACACGAGTCTGCGGTGTGGAGCGAGCGCCGACAGCGTTGGTACTTCCTCCCTCGCCGCGCCAGCTCTGACCGCTACGAGGAAACAGCCGACGAGCGCCGCGCCACCAACCTGCTCCTGACCTGCACAGCTGATTTCAGCCACATCTCCGTGTCCCGAGTCGGACGGCTGCTCCCCACTCACGGCTTCTCAGCCTTCAGGTTCGTTCCCAATACCCATGACAACATGGTTCTGGCACTGAAGTCTGAGGAGGACGCAGGAAAAATCGCCACCTATATCACAGCCTTCACGCTGGAGGGACGAGTCCTGCTGCCTGAGACAAAGATCGGAGACGTGAAGTATGAAGGGCTGGAGTTCATCTAG
- the cant1b gene encoding soluble calcium-activated nucleotidase 1b isoform X3, translating to MTTRISMRSLPSLASISSASSDPRFHFKWRAITVVTILALGLLLYLHQTAGGATEDTQLFPSFRLSDGARRLIRDATAKKEASYNQTYPLSPPEHTANGVRYRIAVIADLDTNSRSTKDNTWFSYMQRGHLIVSDSGERVEVEWDPDKVVLESHLSEKGRGMELSDLVAFNGRLYSVDDRTGVVYRIEDNRAVPWVILPDGDGSVSKGFKAEWLAVKDEHLYVGGLGKEWTTTTGEFVNNDPQWVKVIGFQGDVHHENWVSNYVALRGAASIKPPGYMIHESAVWSERRQRWYFLPRRASSDRYEETADERRATNLLLTCTADFSHISVSRVGRLLPTHGFSAFRFVPNTHDNMVLALKSEEDAGKIATYITAFTLEGRVLLPETKIGDVKYEGLEFI from the exons ATGACTACCCGGATCTCCATGCGGTCCCTTCCCTCCTTGGCGTCCATCAGCAGTGCTAGCTCTGACCCCCGCTTCCATTTCAAATGGAGGGCCATCACAGTGGTAACTATACTAGCCTTGGGTCTGCTGCTCTATCTGCACCAAACGGCAGGGGGCGCTACAGAGGACACACAACTTTTTCCATCGTTTCGTCTTAGTGATGGTGCACGTCGGTTGATCCGGGATGCGACTGCCAAAAAGGAGGCCAGTTACAACCAAACCTACCCTCTGAGCCCACCTGAGCACACAGCTAATGGTGTCCGCTACCGAATAGCTGTGATCGCAGACTTGGACACAAACTCCCGCAGCACCAAGGACAATACCTGGTTCAGCTATATGCAGCGAGGCCATCTGATCGTGTCAGACAGCGGGGAACGAGTGGAGGTAGAGTGGGACCCAGACAAGGTAGTGCTGGAGAGCCATTTATCAGAAAAAGGGCGTGGGATGGAGCTTTCCGACCTGGTGGCGTTTAATGGACGTCTGTACAGCGTGGACGATCGAACAGGCGTGGTGTACCGCATCGAAGACAACCGGGCTGTACCATGGGTCATCCTGCCTGATGGAGATGGCAGTGTTTCCAAAG GTTTTAAGGCGGAGTGGCTGGCAGTGAAGGATGAGCACCTGTATGTGGGTGGGCTGGGGAAGGAGTGGACAACAACCACAGGCGAATTCGTCAACAACGACCCCCAGTGGGTGAAAGTCATCGGCTTCCAGGGTGATGTGCACCATGAGAACTGGGTGTCTAATTATGTTGCCCTGAGGGGTGCGGCAAGCATCAAACCCCCTG GTTATATGATACACGAGTCTGCGGTGTGGAGCGAGCGCCGACAGCGTTGGTACTTCCTCCCTCGCCGCGCCAGCTCTGACCGCTACGAGGAAACAGCCGACGAGCGCCGCGCCACCAACCTGCTCCTGACCTGCACAGCTGATTTCAGCCACATCTCCGTGTCCCGAGTCGGACGGCTGCTCCCCACTCACGGCTTCTCAGCCTTCAGGTTCGTTCCCAATACCCATGACAACATGGTTCTGGCACTGAAGTCTGAGGAGGACGCAGGAAAAATCGCCACCTATATCACAGCCTTCACGCTGGAGGGACGAGTCCTGCTGCCTGAGACAAAGATCGGAGACGTGAAGTATGAAGGGCTGGAGTTCATCTAG